A stretch of Crossiella cryophila DNA encodes these proteins:
- a CDS encoding FadR/GntR family transcriptional regulator, whose product MTSVPDRIADDIEREILAQRLDSGARFALRTELIERFGVSASAMNEALRILRERGVVQVKPGAQGGVFIAQPPPQVRLGVLDLWFRGLQVDAVELFEARSALEDSLSGVAAERATPADARDLDWALEELRERRADPRLYLEATMRFHGVIARAARIPVLAGMYESVVTLLRGALVRAEFAVPDAQAALARNIEVHARLAKAIAAGDREALAAALADHRVDLVRLGQPDRSPGRDSR is encoded by the coding sequence ATGACCTCGGTCCCGGACCGCATCGCCGACGACATCGAGCGGGAGATCCTGGCGCAGCGACTGGACTCCGGCGCCCGGTTCGCCTTGCGCACCGAGCTGATCGAGCGGTTCGGGGTCAGCGCCAGCGCGATGAACGAGGCCCTGCGCATCCTGCGGGAGCGCGGCGTGGTGCAGGTCAAGCCGGGCGCGCAGGGCGGGGTGTTCATCGCCCAGCCACCGCCGCAGGTGCGGCTGGGCGTGCTCGACCTGTGGTTCCGCGGGTTGCAGGTCGATGCCGTGGAACTGTTCGAGGCGCGCTCGGCGCTGGAGGACAGCCTGTCCGGGGTGGCGGCCGAGCGCGCCACGCCTGCGGACGCCCGTGATCTGGACTGGGCGCTGGAGGAACTGCGCGAGCGGCGGGCGGATCCCCGGCTCTACCTGGAGGCCACCATGCGCTTCCACGGGGTGATCGCCCGCGCCGCCCGCATCCCGGTGCTGGCTGGCATGTACGAGTCGGTGGTCACGCTGCTGCGCGGGGCGCTGGTGCGCGCGGAGTTCGCGGTGCCGGACGCGCAGGCGGCGCTGGCGCGCAACATCGAGGTGCACGCCCGCCTGGCCAAGGCCATCGCGGCAGGCGACCGGGAGGCACTGGCCGCCGCGCTCGCCGACCACCGGGTCGACCTGGTGCGGCTCGGGCAGCCCGACCGCTCACCCGGTCGTGATTCGCGCTGA
- a CDS encoding alpha/beta fold hydrolase, with protein MRATVPEEAIAALPHEVLIVHGRDDRVIPLSNSLRLLELIDRAQLHVFARCGHWVQIEQGPRFIELVERFLTEDAPDSARITTG; from the coding sequence GTGCGGGCCACGGTGCCCGAGGAGGCGATCGCGGCCCTGCCGCACGAGGTGCTGATCGTGCACGGCCGGGACGACCGGGTCATCCCGCTGTCGAACTCGCTGCGGCTGCTGGAACTGATCGACCGCGCGCAGCTGCACGTCTTCGCCCGCTGCGGGCACTGGGTGCAGATCGAGCAGGGGCCGAGGTTCATCGAGCTGGTCGAGCGGTTCCTCACCGAGGACGCGCCGGACTCAGCGCGAATCACGACCGGGTGA
- a CDS encoding VOC family protein, with the protein MARTHYQETLGMDAVHEQDGRVYLKSWDEDDHHSVVLEEGGVGLVKIGYKVTDGTLETVEDRVCAFGASYQRMAKGDNAGVGDGHGWDWPAVQRVVIRLTCRHRETPRRDRARAAVRASDGRNPALRRTRLRADRRYRPVHRRRAGNGKPHRSP; encoded by the coding sequence GTGGCCCGCACCCACTACCAGGAAACCCTGGGCATGGACGCCGTGCACGAGCAGGACGGCCGCGTCTACCTCAAGTCCTGGGACGAGGACGACCACCACTCGGTGGTGCTTGAGGAGGGCGGCGTCGGACTGGTCAAGATCGGCTACAAGGTCACCGACGGCACCCTGGAAACCGTCGAGGACCGGGTGTGTGCCTTCGGGGCGAGCTACCAGCGCATGGCCAAGGGCGACAACGCGGGCGTCGGCGACGGGCACGGCTGGGACTGGCCCGCTGTTCAGCGGGTGGTGATCCGGCTGACCTGCCGGCACCGCGAAACGCCTCGCCGGGATCGCGCTCGGGCTGCTGTGCGCGCCAGTGACGGCCGGAACCCTGCTCTCCGGCGAACCCGTCTCCGCGCCGATCGCCGGTATCGACCCGTACACCGCCGCCGCGCAGGCAACGGCAAGCCGCACCGTTCACCCTGA
- a CDS encoding phage tail tube protein yields the protein MNSAFVRVAGSGRFPSPHRTPRSHLTTPPHHTGRNDPHPQGRAGRHGALAAAHPGPVHLQVPGTDRGGGVPGEKGEVLAAYLGGMRFAAVGAGTPKNRRAEISSTPRGDIRALCVDRTDTVSDTESYSHRRYLPRAEVSETQDSQFSRTREARWGMTFSALAPAKGRSYVAVWLTNDPAVLLGAAAIATAALDVLGAEEPAGDS from the coding sequence ATGAACAGCGCGTTCGTGCGCGTCGCCGGAAGCGGGAGGTTTCCCTCTCCGCACCGGACACCCCGGAGCCACCTGACGACGCCACCACACCACACCGGACGGAACGACCCGCACCCGCAAGGTCGGGCAGGAAGGCACGGCGCACTGGCGGCAGCTCACCCCGGCCCGGTTCATCTACAAGTCCCTGGAACTGACCGTGGCGGCGGTGTTCCAGGAGAAAAGGGCGAAGTCCTCGCCGCCTACCTCGGCGGAATGCGGTTCGCCGCTGTCGGCGCCGGAACGCCGAAGAACCGCCGGGCCGAGATCAGCTCGACCCCGCGAGGCGATATCCGTGCGCTGTGCGTCGACCGGACAGACACCGTGTCCGATACCGAGAGCTACAGCCACCGCCGCTACCTGCCGCGCGCCGAGGTGTCCGAAACCCAGGATTCTCAGTTCTCGCGAACCAGGGAAGCTCGGTGGGGGATGACGTTCTCCGCACTCGCACCGGCGAAGGGCCGGAGCTACGTCGCGGTCTGGCTGACCAACGATCCAGCTGTGCTGCTCGGTGCCGCGGCGATCGCCACGGCGGCACTGGATGTGCTCGGAGCGGAGGAGCCTGCTGGTGACAGCTGA
- a CDS encoding alpha/beta fold hydrolase: MVLLAGFARPGAEAVRWQVERITHDLPALLRPLARVLFTRHMSRSSRTNADVVRVTGIPVNARWMRELRAHDPRPALAAIGLPVLAITEDKDIQVGPADLDEIRGLVPGGAEIHRIPDLAHLLIQVSDWLARKLDRSG; this comes from the coding sequence GTGGTGCTGCTCGCCGGATTCGCCCGTCCCGGGGCGGAGGCCGTGCGGTGGCAGGTCGAGCGGATCACCCATGATCTCCCGGCCCTGCTGAGGCCCCTGGCGCGGGTTCTGTTCACCCGGCACATGAGCCGGAGCAGCAGGACGAACGCGGACGTGGTGCGGGTGACCGGCATACCGGTGAACGCCCGATGGATGCGCGAGTTGCGCGCGCACGACCCGCGCCCGGCCCTGGCCGCCATCGGCCTCCCGGTCCTGGCGATCACCGAGGACAAGGACATCCAGGTCGGCCCCGCCGACCTGGATGAGATCCGCGGGCTCGTTCCGGGTGGGGCCGAGATCCACCGGATCCCCGACCTCGCCCACCTGCTGATACAGGTGTCCGATTGGCTCGCGCGCAAACTCGACCGTTCCGGCTGA
- a CDS encoding TetR/AcrR family transcriptional regulator: MTEEGTHRRPGRWRSGAESKQRILDTARDLFGRHGYGGTTVRAVATAAGVDPAMVFYFFGTKQGLFAAAIEMSASTPPAIESIFTDGLDGIGERVIRTLLDNLDNSERTPLVMLTRSAPTDNQSETLLREFIDREITDRLAALLDTPDAALRAGMVNVQILGLAVARYIVRIEPIASASVEELVTRFGPLVQQCLTGQVGDHAR, encoded by the coding sequence ATGACAGAAGAAGGCACCCACCGTCGTCCCGGCCGCTGGCGGTCCGGCGCGGAGAGCAAGCAGCGGATCCTGGACACCGCCCGCGACCTGTTCGGCAGGCACGGTTACGGCGGCACGACCGTGCGCGCGGTGGCCACCGCGGCCGGAGTCGATCCGGCGATGGTGTTCTACTTCTTCGGCACCAAGCAGGGCCTGTTCGCCGCCGCGATCGAGATGTCCGCCAGTACCCCGCCCGCCATCGAGTCGATCTTCACCGACGGCCTGGACGGCATCGGCGAGCGCGTGATCCGCACCCTGCTGGACAACCTGGACAACTCCGAGCGCACCCCACTGGTGATGCTGACCCGCTCCGCGCCCACCGACAACCAGTCCGAGACCCTGCTCCGCGAGTTCATCGACCGGGAGATCACCGACCGGCTCGCCGCCCTGCTCGACACCCCGGACGCCGCCCTGCGCGCGGGCATGGTCAACGTGCAGATCCTGGGGCTCGCGGTGGCGCGCTACATCGTGCGGATCGAGCCGATCGCCTCGGCCTCCGTGGAGGAGCTGGTCACCCGGTTCGGGCCGCTCGTGCAGCAGTGTCTGACCGGGCAGGTCGGCGACCACGCTCGCTGA
- a CDS encoding FAD-dependent oxidoreductase has protein sequence MRVIVVGAGVGGLTLAQGLRQAGIEVVVYERDGELGRPQGISLHIDERGASALRACLPAAQVAMAEATMGGPREQTLTLSEVDGSLVVASRQPADGLAGRARPGRQAHRPLLRAVLLTGLEDVVRFDSEVTRFEQRPDGTVRVWCADGRTDTADVLVGADGIGSAIRRQYLPDVRVVDTGRRMLMGATPLRAVAGTGLPDLIGDSPASLRAGDTMLVLGVLRFTESPATARKGWLPGLSPNAVAGVEDYVMWALPTTQDRLGAAKKPAEVWHRATELITDLPPALCAVLAQAWPEATVALRIGTIPPPRAWPASAVTVLGDAIHLAPGFGANLAMRDAHHLRDALAEAHHGRSTLLDALAGYENTMRRTSFTPAKASA, from the coding sequence ATGAGGGTGATCGTGGTCGGCGCGGGCGTCGGCGGGTTGACGCTGGCGCAGGGGTTACGTCAGGCGGGGATCGAGGTGGTGGTGTACGAGCGGGACGGGGAGCTGGGCCGTCCGCAGGGGATCAGCCTGCACATCGACGAGCGCGGCGCCTCGGCACTGCGGGCCTGCCTGCCGGCGGCGCAGGTCGCGATGGCCGAGGCGACCATGGGCGGACCACGCGAGCAGACCCTCACACTGTCCGAAGTGGACGGTTCGCTGGTCGTCGCGAGCAGGCAGCCCGCCGACGGCCTGGCCGGTCGGGCGCGGCCGGGTCGGCAGGCCCATCGGCCGTTGCTGCGCGCGGTGTTGCTGACCGGGCTGGAAGACGTGGTGCGCTTCGACTCGGAGGTCACCCGGTTCGAGCAGCGACCGGACGGCACGGTCCGGGTGTGGTGCGCCGACGGCCGCACGGACACCGCGGACGTGCTGGTCGGCGCGGACGGGATCGGCTCGGCCATCCGCCGCCAGTACCTACCGGACGTTCGGGTGGTCGACACCGGACGGCGCATGCTCATGGGCGCGACCCCGCTGCGAGCGGTGGCCGGCACCGGCCTGCCCGACCTGATCGGCGACAGCCCCGCCAGCCTGCGCGCGGGTGACACGATGCTGGTACTGGGCGTGCTGCGGTTCACCGAATCCCCCGCCACCGCAAGGAAAGGCTGGCTGCCCGGCCTGTCCCCCAACGCGGTCGCCGGGGTCGAGGACTATGTGATGTGGGCCCTGCCCACCACCCAGGATCGCCTTGGTGCGGCCAAAAAACCGGCTGAGGTCTGGCACCGGGCCACCGAGTTGATCACGGACCTGCCCCCGGCGCTGTGCGCGGTACTGGCCCAGGCCTGGCCGGAAGCCACTGTCGCCCTGCGCATCGGCACGATCCCGCCACCGCGAGCCTGGCCCGCCAGTGCGGTGACCGTGCTCGGCGACGCCATCCACCTGGCCCCTGGCTTCGGCGCCAACCTGGCCATGCGGGACGCCCACCACCTCCGCGACGCCCTTGCCGAGGCCCACCACGGCCGCAGCACCCTGCTCGACGCGCTCGCCGGCTACGAGAACACCATGCGCCGCACCAGCTTCACCCCGGCGAAGGCGAGCGCATGA
- a CDS encoding DUF3159 domain-containing protein — protein sequence MSLSLLTQKSVSLFTAIGGWRTVAEGVASRALFLLAYLLSGQVLTSALVAVGGVLVFAAVRVFTDGKYWQAALGLVMVGISAALAGSTGQAVDFYLPAVLIQSAGTAVFLASMLVRWPVIGLAVGAARGERFDWRRDPAQRGRYQLCTAIFATKFGLATAVLIPLYLADQVTGLGIAATLLGGAPAAGACVYLCWRILRGPAEVTPPRPVARQGC from the coding sequence ATGAGCCTGTCCCTGCTGACCCAGAAGTCGGTCTCGTTGTTCACCGCGATCGGCGGCTGGCGCACGGTCGCCGAGGGCGTCGCCTCGCGGGCGTTGTTCCTGCTCGCCTACCTGCTCTCCGGCCAGGTGCTGACCTCCGCGCTGGTGGCGGTCGGCGGCGTGCTGGTGTTCGCGGCGGTGCGGGTGTTCACCGACGGCAAGTACTGGCAGGCCGCACTCGGACTGGTCATGGTCGGGATCTCGGCGGCGCTGGCCGGGAGCACCGGCCAGGCGGTCGACTTCTACCTCCCGGCCGTGCTCATCCAGTCGGCCGGGACCGCGGTGTTCCTGGCCTCCATGCTGGTGCGCTGGCCGGTGATCGGACTGGCGGTCGGCGCGGCCCGCGGCGAACGATTCGACTGGCGGCGGGATCCGGCCCAACGTGGGCGTTATCAGCTGTGCACCGCGATCTTCGCGACCAAGTTCGGCCTGGCCACGGCCGTGCTGATTCCGCTGTACCTGGCCGATCAGGTGACCGGGCTCGGCATCGCCGCCACGCTGCTCGGCGGTGCGCCTGCCGCGGGCGCCTGCGTCTACCTGTGCTGGCGGATCCTGCGCGGCCCGGCCGAGGTCACACCGCCGCGGCCAGTCGCGCGGCAAGGCTGCTGA
- a CDS encoding helix-turn-helix transcriptional regulator gives MAAVSPASRALRVLALIQEHPGITADRLADQLGVTARAARRYVAMLREAEVPVESVRGPYGGYRLGRGIRLPPLVFTATEALGLVMAVLDGSHPVDTGPVGDALGKLIRALPEHVGAPAATIRRHASAAPTRLPRPDPQWTIALVTAVARRRRVRLGYRSRAGAEWLEEVDPWAVVVRHGLWYLLCHSHRVNAVRTYRIDRVASVAECAETFEPPPELDPVPLLEAHLGTGREFETRVVFAAPYEEVARFVTPPMGRLEPLDGERCLLVGSTSNPAMVAGEWLSAMPFDFRVEGGPELRAAVSSLAARLAAAV, from the coding sequence ATGGCCGCTGTCAGTCCCGCCTCGCGTGCGCTCCGGGTGCTGGCGCTGATCCAGGAGCACCCGGGGATCACCGCCGACCGGCTCGCCGACCAGCTCGGGGTGACCGCGCGCGCCGCACGGCGCTACGTCGCGATGCTGCGGGAGGCCGAGGTCCCGGTGGAGTCGGTGCGCGGGCCCTACGGCGGCTACCGGCTTGGGCGCGGCATCCGGCTGCCGCCGCTGGTCTTCACCGCCACCGAGGCGCTCGGTCTGGTCATGGCCGTGCTCGACGGCAGCCACCCGGTGGATACCGGTCCGGTCGGGGACGCGCTGGGCAAGCTGATCCGGGCGCTGCCGGAGCACGTCGGCGCGCCTGCGGCGACCATCCGGCGGCACGCCTCCGCCGCGCCGACCCGCCTGCCCCGCCCCGATCCACAGTGGACGATCGCACTGGTCACCGCCGTGGCGCGGCGGCGCCGGGTGCGCCTGGGTTACCGCAGCCGGGCCGGTGCGGAGTGGCTGGAGGAGGTGGACCCGTGGGCCGTGGTCGTGCGGCACGGCCTCTGGTACCTGCTCTGCCACTCCCACCGCGTCAACGCCGTGCGCACCTACCGGATCGACCGGGTCGCCTCGGTGGCGGAGTGCGCGGAGACCTTCGAGCCGCCGCCCGAACTCGATCCCGTGCCGTTGCTGGAGGCGCATCTGGGCACCGGCCGGGAGTTCGAGACCAGGGTGGTTTTCGCCGCGCCGTACGAGGAGGTGGCGCGATTCGTCACGCCGCCGATGGGGCGCCTGGAGCCACTCGACGGCGAGCGCTGCCTGCTGGTGGGCAGTACCAGCAACCCGGCGATGGTCGCCGGTGAGTGGCTCTCGGCGATGCCGTTCGACTTCCGCGTCGAGGGCGGTCCCGAACTCCGGGCGGCGGTCAGCAGCCTTGCCGCGCGACTGGCCGCGGCGGTGTGA
- a CDS encoding dienelactone hydrolase family protein yields the protein MAEVVLFHHVRGLTEGVREFAEALRGAGHLVHTPDLFDGILPESLEAGLALTRELGDEFDRRADRSVGELPAELVYAGFSAGEAVAQRLAQTRPGALGALLYESCIPVTGEWAFGAWPKDLPVQIHGAEDDEFFGEDLPAARELVQLAGPDLAELFVYPGSGHLFTDSSLPAHDAEATALVLERSAAFLARLDGR from the coding sequence ATGGCCGAGGTAGTCCTGTTCCACCACGTCAGGGGACTCACCGAAGGGGTCCGTGAGTTCGCCGAGGCCCTGCGCGGCGCAGGGCACCTCGTGCATACCCCGGACCTGTTCGACGGGATCCTCCCCGAGAGCCTCGAAGCCGGGCTCGCGCTGACCCGCGAACTCGGCGACGAGTTCGACCGGCGTGCCGACCGATCGGTAGGCGAGCTGCCCGCGGAACTGGTCTACGCGGGCTTCTCCGCGGGCGAGGCGGTAGCCCAGCGCCTGGCCCAGACCCGGCCGGGCGCGCTGGGCGCCCTGCTCTACGAGTCCTGCATCCCGGTCACCGGCGAATGGGCTTTCGGAGCGTGGCCGAAGGATCTGCCGGTGCAGATCCACGGTGCCGAGGACGACGAGTTCTTCGGCGAGGACCTGCCCGCGGCCCGCGAACTCGTCCAGCTCGCCGGGCCGGATCTGGCCGAACTCTTCGTCTACCCCGGGAGTGGTCACCTCTTCACCGACAGCTCGCTGCCTGCCCACGACGCCGAGGCCACGGCGCTCGTACTCGAACGCTCAGCGGCATTCCTCGCCCGACTGGACGGTCGGTAA